A window from Pangasianodon hypophthalmus isolate fPanHyp1 chromosome 4, fPanHyp1.pri, whole genome shotgun sequence encodes these proteins:
- the LOC117597090 gene encoding nuclear factor 7, brain-like yields the protein MASSSSVLCEDQLQCSICLEVFTDPVSTPCGHNFCMICLREFWDSSSHCQCPMCKTEFPKRPDLRVNTFISALAAPFKKSVQEKSSSAADPLPSKPKKVLCDSCTEEKLEALKSCLHCGVSFCNTHLMLHKTTPKLMKHKLMEPVENLEDYICQKHERPLELFCRDDQTCVCQFCTETDHKTHSTVPIEEAAEEKKTELGKTRAEVQQMIQERLKKIEELKHSVEINKKNTEKEKLDVVEIFSALMRCIERSQAELLKVMEEKQKAAERQAEELIKELEQEITELKRRNTELEQLSHTEDHLHLLQISPSLRIPPRTKNWTDFSINSHLSVETLRRNLSQLQESLSKEMEKLVKTELKRISQYAANVTLDPDTAHPKLILSDDEKQVRHKRSTKQNLPDNPERFDASLYVLGNEGFSSGRFYYEVQVQGKTDWILGVARESVNRKGLIKPCPENGYWCVWKRNDDKYSAWDSPRVSLSMKQVPRKVGVFVDYEEGLISFYDVEAMFHIYSFIGQTFTEKLYPIFSPCNDNRGHNVEPLVIL from the exons ATGGCTTCCTCCAGCAGTGTCCTGTGTGAAGATCAGCTCCAGTGCTCCATCTGTCTGGAGGTGTTCACTGATCCAGTCTCTACTCCATGTGGACACAACTTCTGTATGATCTGTCTCAGAGAGTTCTGGGACAGCAGTTCACACTGCCAGTGTCCAATGTGTAAGACGGAATTCCCTAAACGTCCTGATCTACGTGTGAATACGTTCATCTCTGCACTTGCTGCTCCATTTAAGAAGTCAGTTCAGGAGAAATCCAGCAGCGCTGCAGATCCGCTTCCCTCTAAGCCTAAGAAGGTTCTGTGTGACTCCTGCACTGAGGAGAAGCTGGAGGCTCTAAAGTCCTGTCTGCACTGTGGAGTTTCTTTCTGTAACACTCATCTGATGCTCCATAAAACTACACCTAAACTCATGAAGCACAAACTGATGGAGCCtgtggagaacctggaggactACATCTGCCAGAAACATGAGAGACCCCTGGAGCTGTTCTGTAGAGACGAccagacgtgtgtgtgtcagttctgTACTGAGACAGACCACAAAACTCACAGCACTGTTCCTATAGAGGAGGCGGCTGAAGAGAAGAAG ACTGAGTTGGGAAAGACACGAGCAGAAGTTCAGCAGATGATCCAGGAGCGACTGAAGAAGATTGAGGAACTCAAACACTCTGTAGAGATCAATAAA aaaaacacagagaaggaGAAACTAGACGTTGTGGAGATCTTCAGTGCTCTGATGCGCTGCATTGAGAGAAGCCAGGCTGAGCTGCTTAAGGTGATGGAGGAGAAGCAGAAAGCAGCAGAGAGGCAGGCTGAAGAGTTGATTAAAGAGCTGGAGCAGGAAATCACTGAGCTAAAGAGGAGAaacactgagctggagcagctctcacacactgagGATCACCTCCACCTCCTACAG ATTTCCCCGTCACTCCGAATCCCTCCACGTACCAAGAACTGGACTGATTTTAGTATTAACTCTCACCTGAGTGTGGAGACTCTGAGGAGAAATCTGTCTCAGCTTCAGGAGTCTCTGAGTAAGGAAATGGAGAAACTTGTTAAAACTG AACTGAAACGAATTTCACAATATGCAG CGAATGTGACTCTGGATCCTGATACAGCACATCCTAAACTCATCCTGTCTGATGATGAGAAACAAGTAAGACACAAAAGATCCACAAAACAGAACCTCCCTGACAATCCGGAGAGGTTTGATGCTTCTCTGTATGTGCTGGGAAACGAGGGATTCTCTTCAGGGAGATTTTACTATGAGGTGCAGGTTCAAGGAAAAACAGACTGGATTTTAGGAGTGGCCAGAGAGTCTGTTAACAGGAAGGGACTGATTAAACCTTGCCCTGAAAATGGATACTGGTGTGTGTGGAAACGAAATGATGATAAATATTCGGCCTGGGACTCTCCTCGTGTCTCCCTCTCCATGAAACAGGTTCCTCGGAAAGTGGGGGTGTTTGTGGATTATGAGGAAGGTCTGATCTCCTTCTATGATGTTGAGGCCATGTTTCATATCTATTCTTTCATTGGTCAGACTTTCACTGAGAAACTTTATCCAATATTCAGCCCCTGCAATGATAACAGAGGTCACAATGTAGAACCTCTGGTCATCTTGTAA